In a genomic window of Polyodon spathula isolate WHYD16114869_AA chromosome 21, ASM1765450v1, whole genome shotgun sequence:
- the LOC121296142 gene encoding RING finger protein 222-like: MSDSPDENNAPSLQPEEADENETGSDECPVCYESYEGSKRTLACGHVFCHDCLVKTLVSLNRDGDIVRKNIICPICRHLTYIKKKKPIPLRSKKIKQTLEVPLSDVRPITLSASSPFNSLESLEELGSPAPARPTRSRRILDFVFRRTGTSDSDLTTGTTLTSQSNPSQIFTISGHGRPMSEDETANVTTRTVNWQTRCCRLQWIILFLTVIIIGAIVAAILPWIILKRDG; the protein is encoded by the coding sequence ATGTCGGACTCTCCTGACGAAAACAACGCACCTTCACTGCAACCAGAAGAGGCAGATGAAAACGAAACCGGCTCGGACGAGTGTCCCGTGTGCTATGAAAGTTATGAAGGTTCAAAGAGGACGCTCGCTTGTGGGCACGTCTTTTGCCACGACTGCCTGGTAAAGACTCTGGTCAGCCTTAACCGAGATGGGGATATCGTCCGGAAGAACATCATCTGTCCCATATGCCGGCACCTGACATACATCAAAAAGAAGAAACCAATTCCTCTCAGGagcaaaaaaatcaagcagaccTTGGAGGTCCCCCTCTCCGACGTGCGCCCAATAACCTTGAGCGCGTCTTCTCCGTTTAATTCCTTAGAGTCATTAGAAGAATTAGGAAGTCCAGCCCCTGCCAGACCAACACGAAGTAGGCGAATCCTGGACTTTGTATTCAGAAGAACTGGTACTAGTGATTCAGACCTTACAACTGGTACTACGCTGACTAGCCAATCTAATCCCTCACAGATTTTTACCATCAGTGGCCATGGCAGACCTATGTCCGAAGATGAGACGGCCAACGTCACTACTAGAACTGTCAATTGGCAAACTCGCTGTTGCAGGTTACAATGGATAATATTGTTTTTAACTGTGATCATCATCGGGGCGATCGTGGCGGCAATACTGCCTTGGATCATTCTGAAGAGAGATGGATAA